The following coding sequences lie in one Pempheris klunzingeri isolate RE-2024b chromosome 13, fPemKlu1.hap1, whole genome shotgun sequence genomic window:
- the ngb gene encoding neuroglobin codes for MEKLSGKDKELIRGSWESLGKNKVPHGVIMFSRLFELDPALLSLFHYSTNCGSTQDCLSSPEFLEHVTKVMLVIDAAVSHLDDLHSLEDFLLNLGRKHQAVGVNTQAFAVVGESLLYMLQCSLGQAYTAPLRQAWLNMYSIVVAAMSRGWAKNSEDKAD; via the exons ATGGAGAAGCTGTCAGGGAAAGACAAGGAGCTGATACGAGGCAGCTGGGAGAGCCTGGGCAAGAACAAAGTTCCTCATGGTGTCATCATGTTTTCCAG ACTGTTTGAGCTGGACCCTGCGCTCCTCAGTCTTTTCCACTACAGTACAAACTGTGGCTCCACACAAGACTGCCTCTCCAGCCCCGAGTTCCTGGAACATGTCACCAAG GTGATGCTTGTGATCGATGCAGCAGTCAGCCACCTGGACGACCTTCACTCCCTGGAGGACTTTCTGCTCAACCTTGGGAGGAAGCATCAGGCAGTGGGAGTAAACACACAGGCATTTGCT GTGGTCGGTGAGTCCCTTCTCTACATGCTGCAGTGCAGTCTGGGCCAGGCGTACACGGCGCCGCTGCGTCAAGCCTGGCTCAACATGTACAGCATTGTGGTAGCAGCCATGAGCCGAGGGTGGGCCAAGAACAGCGAAGACAAGGCCGACTGA